One Coccinella septempunctata chromosome 1, icCocSept1.1, whole genome shotgun sequence DNA window includes the following coding sequences:
- the LOC123322559 gene encoding uncharacterized protein LOC123322559, producing MLLNHVSAFFWSSGETTHNPYYIYQRRMPPSYNIPYSEPSLPAVPVQVPLQAQLSPHPSVQNVQLVPCLCPISTDYEQVKPENYYLTPPAQHAPPPNNQNQVKNGQN from the exons ATGTTATTGAACCATGTTTCGGCCTTTTTCTGGAGTTCGGGCGAAAC aacCCATAATCCGTACTACATCTACCAACGCAGGATGCCACCTTCCTACAACATTCCATACAGCGAACCTTCTCTTCCAGCAGTGCCCGTTCAAGTTCCCCTCCAAGCTCAACTATCTCCACACCCTTCAGTACAAAATGTGCAACTGGTACCGTGCCTGTGTCCCATTTCCACCGACTACGAACAGGTCAAACCCGAAAACTATTATCTGACTCCTCCAGCTCAACATGCACCGCCTCCCAACAACCAGAACCAAGTGAAAAACGGACAGAATTGA